One genomic segment of Pseudonocardia sp. T1-2H includes these proteins:
- a CDS encoding Fpg/Nei family DNA glycosylase, whose protein sequence is MPELPEVENARQVLLGALDREITAIDDNDDWVCRPHPPGEIAKALVGGKLTVAHRRGKTMWCETENRDGTEGPTLGVHLGMGGRLIVTDSAGERTGGGPERPDRQPRKAEWDRFTMNFADGGQLRLFDKRRLGRVRLEPNLDGLGPDAEDISAADFRTRIARSRTAVKARLLDQSVLAGVGNLLADETLWQAKLSPAAKADELTRTELDRLHRSLERSLRSAMEKGGVHTGTIIEHRHVDGHCPRCGAQMRHGTVGGRSTWWCSREQV, encoded by the coding sequence GTGCCCGAACTGCCCGAGGTGGAGAACGCCCGCCAGGTCCTCCTGGGAGCGCTGGACCGCGAGATCACGGCCATCGACGACAACGACGACTGGGTGTGCCGTCCGCACCCGCCCGGTGAGATCGCGAAGGCGCTGGTCGGCGGGAAGCTGACCGTCGCGCATCGCCGGGGCAAGACCATGTGGTGCGAAACGGAGAACCGGGACGGCACGGAGGGCCCGACGCTCGGGGTGCACCTCGGCATGGGCGGGCGCCTGATCGTCACCGACTCCGCGGGCGAACGGACCGGCGGCGGACCGGAACGCCCCGACCGCCAACCGCGCAAGGCCGAGTGGGATCGCTTCACCATGAACTTCGCCGACGGTGGACAGCTCCGGCTCTTCGACAAGCGCCGGCTCGGCCGCGTCCGCCTCGAACCGAACCTCGACGGGCTGGGCCCGGACGCGGAGGACATCTCGGCGGCGGACTTCCGTACCCGCATCGCCCGCAGCCGGACGGCGGTCAAGGCGCGGCTGCTGGACCAGAGCGTGCTCGCCGGCGTCGGGAACCTGTTGGCGGACGAGACGCTGTGGCAGGCGAAGCTGAGCCCGGCGGCGAAGGCGGACGAGCTGACCCGCACGGAGCTCGACCGGCTCCACCGCAGCCTCGAGAGGTCCCTGCGGTCCGCGATGGAGAAGGGTGGCGTGCACACGGGGACGATCATCGAGCATCGGCACGTCGACGGGCACTGCCCCCGCTGCGGCGCGCAGATGCGGCACGGCACGGTCGGCGGCCGGAGCACGTGGTGGTGCAGCAGGGAGCAGGTGTAG
- a CDS encoding LysE family translocator, translating into MTWGTYSTYLIIAVLLVVAPGPDTLVLLRNGLAGGRRGGVLAGAGILVGNLVQGSAAALGLGMLIARSQVLFEILRWAGVAYLAVLAVQALRGAIRGDYSAVEDVARRRGAGFRRFREGFLSNVTNPKVLVMYLSVLPQFLTPGVTTTLDALILAYTVGILGAVWLGLLLLVVHRVRDWLSRRRVRRTVDAVTGTALLGFGVALASE; encoded by the coding sequence GTGACCTGGGGGACCTACAGCACGTACCTGATCATCGCCGTCCTGCTGGTGGTGGCGCCCGGGCCGGACACGCTCGTCCTGCTCCGCAACGGCCTCGCCGGCGGACGGCGGGGCGGCGTGCTCGCCGGCGCCGGGATCCTCGTCGGCAACCTGGTGCAGGGCTCCGCCGCGGCACTCGGGCTCGGCATGCTGATCGCCCGCTCGCAGGTCCTGTTCGAGATCCTGCGCTGGGCGGGCGTCGCGTACCTGGCCGTCCTCGCCGTGCAGGCGCTCCGGGGCGCGATCCGCGGGGACTACTCCGCGGTGGAGGACGTCGCGCGCCGCCGCGGGGCCGGCTTCCGCCGGTTCCGCGAGGGCTTCCTGTCCAACGTGACCAACCCGAAGGTGCTGGTCATGTACCTGTCGGTGCTCCCGCAGTTCCTCACGCCGGGCGTCACCACGACCCTCGACGCCCTCATCCTCGCCTACACGGTCGGGATCCTGGGCGCGGTGTGGCTGGGCCTGCTGCTGCTCGTCGTGCACCGGGTCCGGGACTGGCTCAGCCGCCGGAGGGTCCGGCGCACCGTCGACGCGGTGACGGGTACGGCGCTCCTCGGTTTCGGCGTGGCGCTGGCTAGCGAATAG
- a CDS encoding DUF6069 family protein, with protein MVNAGRLWSGGVATAVVAALIGLVGLLIVRVLLQIPYLAPINSGPVGDSRTILLCSLAAIAALAATGLAHVLLLSTPSPMAYFGWIGGLLTTVAAVLPLLNEDTWTVRIATAVIHLVIGLAIISLVTGAAVSSSSR; from the coding sequence GTGGTCAACGCCGGCCGGCTCTGGTCGGGCGGAGTCGCGACGGCGGTCGTCGCGGCGCTGATCGGGCTCGTCGGGCTGCTGATCGTGCGGGTCCTGCTGCAGATCCCGTACCTCGCGCCGATCAACTCCGGGCCGGTCGGGGACTCGCGGACGATCCTGCTGTGCAGCCTCGCCGCGATCGCCGCGCTGGCCGCGACGGGCCTGGCCCACGTCCTGCTGCTGAGCACGCCCAGCCCGATGGCCTACTTCGGGTGGATCGGGGGCCTGCTGACCACGGTCGCCGCGGTGCTCCCGCTACTGAACGAGGACACCTGGACGGTGCGGATCGCGACGGCGGTCATCCACCTGGTCATCGGCCTGGCGATCATCAGCCTGGTCACCGGGGCGGCGGTCTCCTCCAGCTCGCGCTGA
- a CDS encoding HipA family kinase: MLRHVTATRYVTPLREGGSLPGLMEADDLGTYVVKFHGAGQGRKVLVAEIVSGELARTLGLPVPELVTVELDPALGRTEPDHEVQDLLRNSRGLNLGLDYLPGALDFDPLAFDPGPEFAGRVLWFDALVGNVDRSWRNANMLLWHRAAHLVDHGATLTFHHGWKAALADPAAVAARPYDARDHVLLGSDPDLDAADSALAPLVTPAAVRAAAAAVPDLWLTDEPGFDDPDEVREAYVDILTARVAARDLWLPGVRETAAAGRARPATRAPNPPAWLAGRLPR, from the coding sequence GTGCTGCGCCACGTCACCGCGACCCGCTACGTCACGCCGTTGCGTGAGGGCGGGTCGCTGCCCGGGCTGATGGAGGCCGACGACCTCGGCACCTACGTCGTGAAGTTCCACGGCGCCGGGCAGGGTCGCAAGGTCCTCGTCGCGGAGATCGTCAGCGGCGAGCTGGCCCGCACGCTCGGGCTGCCGGTGCCGGAGCTCGTCACCGTCGAGCTCGATCCGGCGCTCGGCCGCACCGAGCCGGACCACGAGGTCCAGGACCTGCTGCGGAACTCGCGCGGGCTCAACCTCGGGTTGGACTACCTGCCCGGCGCGCTGGACTTCGATCCCCTCGCCTTCGATCCCGGGCCCGAGTTCGCCGGTCGCGTCCTCTGGTTCGACGCGCTGGTCGGCAACGTCGACCGCTCCTGGCGGAACGCGAACATGCTGCTCTGGCACCGCGCCGCCCACCTCGTCGACCACGGCGCGACGCTGACGTTCCACCACGGCTGGAAGGCCGCGCTCGCCGACCCCGCCGCCGTCGCGGCGCGGCCCTACGACGCGCGGGACCACGTGCTGCTCGGGTCGGACCCGGACCTCGACGCGGCGGACTCCGCCCTCGCCCCGCTGGTCACCCCCGCGGCCGTGCGCGCCGCGGCCGCCGCCGTCCCGGATCTGTGGCTGACCGACGAGCCGGGCTTCGACGACCCGGACGAGGTCCGCGAGGCCTACGTGGACATCCTCACCGCCCGGGTCGCGGCGCGGGACCTGTGGCTGCCCGGCGTGCGGGAGACGGCCGCGGCGGGCCGGGCGCGGCCGGCGACGCGGGCGCCGAACCCGCCGGCCTGGCTCGCCGGGCGGCTCCCGCGATGA
- a CDS encoding phosphatase PAP2 family protein, producing MPSTRRLSPSIVVPGPVVVVLAGIAGWLIYSAFTGTGPGADDGPVLAEAVAARSPRLTGPAVAITTLGSTAAMAVLAVVVGLVLWVRHRRAEAVFLVGTMASASAVFTLIKRILDRPRPPVADQLVSAGNESLPSGHATMSMAVVGALVVLAWPRLTPGLRLAAVVVAGSWIAAVGFTRIYLGVHWFSDVLAGWALGAAWLAVCTTALIVYRHRRVAVH from the coding sequence GTGCCGTCCACCCGCCGCCTGTCGCCCAGCATCGTCGTCCCGGGCCCCGTCGTCGTGGTGCTCGCCGGGATCGCCGGTTGGCTGATCTACTCGGCGTTCACCGGGACGGGGCCGGGTGCGGACGACGGACCGGTGCTGGCCGAGGCCGTCGCCGCGCGCTCCCCGAGGCTGACGGGGCCGGCCGTCGCGATCACGACGCTCGGCAGTACCGCGGCGATGGCGGTGCTCGCGGTCGTCGTCGGGCTGGTGCTGTGGGTGCGGCACCGGCGCGCGGAGGCCGTCTTCCTCGTCGGAACCATGGCCTCGGCGAGCGCGGTGTTCACGCTGATCAAGAGGATCCTGGACCGGCCGCGCCCACCCGTCGCGGACCAGCTCGTGTCCGCCGGCAACGAGTCCCTGCCCTCCGGGCACGCGACGATGTCCATGGCCGTCGTCGGCGCGCTGGTGGTGCTGGCCTGGCCCAGGCTGACCCCGGGGCTGCGGCTGGCGGCGGTCGTCGTAGCCGGGTCCTGGATCGCCGCGGTCGGTTTCACCCGGATCTACCTGGGCGTGCACTGGTTCAGCGACGTGCTCGCGGGCTGGGCGCTGGGGGCCGCGTGGCTGGCCGTCTGCACGACGGCGCTGATCGTGTACCGCCACCGGAGGGTCGCGGTGCACTAG
- a CDS encoding phosphotransferase family protein — protein MSGSTEITTDPVPAAALTSWLAAEVPEVRVGDGPVEVRRLSGGHSNLTFRIVDGAGKSWALRRPPLGGVLATAHDMGREWRFIAALDPTPVPVPQAVAFCSDHDVIGADFYVMGFVDGVVPGDPQAGAAMPVESRHAAGLACADVLAELHRVDPEQVGLGDLRRSGSYLERQLRRWHRQVHASAVEDLSVIDAVHEKLVARMPDDPELRIAHGDYRPGNLSFRPDGAIGAIFDWELATLGDPLADLGWLIASWERPGDTDVAITSGPTVLDGWPEADEVVARYAERSGRGERIASDLDYFLAFARWRSACIGAGVYTRYAAGHMGTEGIEEGALAEARLKSVHDQAAAALNALGG, from the coding sequence ATGAGCGGATCGACGGAGATCACGACGGACCCGGTGCCCGCGGCGGCCCTCACCAGCTGGCTCGCCGCCGAGGTCCCCGAGGTGAGGGTGGGGGACGGGCCGGTCGAGGTGCGGCGCCTCTCGGGCGGGCACTCCAACCTGACCTTCCGGATCGTCGACGGCGCGGGCAAATCCTGGGCCCTGCGCCGCCCGCCGCTCGGCGGGGTGCTCGCCACCGCCCACGACATGGGCCGGGAGTGGCGCTTCATCGCCGCCCTGGACCCGACGCCCGTCCCGGTCCCGCAGGCCGTCGCCTTCTGCTCGGACCACGACGTGATCGGCGCGGACTTCTACGTCATGGGCTTCGTCGACGGCGTCGTCCCCGGCGACCCGCAGGCGGGCGCGGCCATGCCGGTCGAGAGCCGGCACGCGGCGGGCCTGGCCTGCGCGGACGTGCTCGCCGAGCTGCACAGGGTCGACCCGGAGCAGGTCGGGCTCGGGGACCTCAGACGCTCCGGCAGCTACCTCGAACGCCAGCTGCGCCGCTGGCACCGGCAGGTGCACGCGTCGGCCGTGGAGGACCTGTCCGTGATCGACGCCGTGCACGAGAAGCTCGTCGCCCGGATGCCGGACGACCCCGAGCTGCGGATCGCGCACGGCGACTACCGGCCCGGCAACCTCTCCTTCCGCCCGGACGGTGCCATCGGCGCGATCTTCGACTGGGAGCTGGCCACGCTCGGTGACCCGCTCGCGGACCTGGGCTGGCTGATCGCGTCCTGGGAACGCCCGGGGGACACCGACGTCGCGATCACGTCCGGTCCGACCGTGCTGGACGGGTGGCCGGAGGCCGACGAGGTGGTGGCCCGCTACGCGGAGCGCTCCGGGCGGGGCGAGCGGATCGCGTCGGACCTGGACTACTTCCTCGCGTTCGCCCGCTGGCGCTCCGCCTGCATCGGTGCGGGTGTCTACACCCGCTACGCCGCCGGGCACATGGGAACCGAAGGCATCGAGGAGGGCGCGCTCGCCGAGGCGCGGCTGAAGTCCGTGCACGACCAGGCCGCGGCCGCGCTCAACGCGCTGGGCGGCTGA
- a CDS encoding PPOX class F420-dependent oxidoreductase gives MRSARADDLAAARFLLLTTFRKDGTPVPTAVWAAPLDGGEIGVWSAPDAGKVKRIRRSGTVEIGECDRRGNPTGPAVPATARILDPAGTRSVLAAINRKYGIAGRLATGVARLRRGKDGAAGLAITPG, from the coding sequence GTGAGGTCCGCTCGTGCCGATGATCTCGCCGCCGCCCGGTTCCTGTTGCTCACCACCTTCCGCAAGGACGGCACCCCGGTCCCGACGGCGGTCTGGGCCGCGCCGCTCGACGGCGGCGAGATCGGCGTCTGGAGCGCGCCGGACGCCGGCAAGGTGAAGCGGATCAGGCGCAGTGGCACCGTCGAGATCGGCGAGTGCGACCGCCGCGGGAACCCCACCGGCCCCGCGGTGCCCGCCACCGCCCGCATCCTGGACCCGGCCGGGACCCGTTCCGTCCTGGCCGCGATCAACCGCAAGTACGGGATCGCGGGGCGGCTGGCCACGGGCGTGGCCCGGCTGCGCCGTGGCAAGGACGGGGCCGCGGGGCTGGCCATCACCCCGGGCTGA
- a CDS encoding TauD/TfdA dioxygenase family protein: MSPLSAVPSSTGPSSTGPLNLELLGPRFGALVHDLDLATADDAQVAAVRAALTEHKVLFFRSQTLDPDQQIRLGNRMGDLTASHPVVPGIDEAHTEIYALDSADDGYADVWHTDVTFVKRPPLGSILRAVTLPPNGGDTSWADLELAYASLSPAVQRLADELTAVHDGSRDFGYYLAQRRQGRGSDWEGETFTALEEVQHPVVRVHPETGRRSLFVNPGFTTRIAGVSDAESRHLLDLFFAHLTKPEHLVRHRWAEGDVAMWDNRATAHYANRDYGDARRVMHRVTLRGDAPVGVPRSVTAPDRRVASAG, from the coding sequence ATGTCCCCGCTCTCCGCTGTGCCTTCTTCCACCGGGCCTTCTTCCACCGGTCCGCTCAACCTCGAACTGCTCGGCCCACGCTTCGGCGCCCTGGTCCACGACCTCGACCTCGCCACCGCGGACGACGCCCAGGTCGCCGCCGTCCGCGCCGCGCTGACGGAGCACAAGGTGCTGTTCTTCCGAAGCCAGACACTGGACCCGGACCAGCAGATCCGCCTCGGCAACCGGATGGGCGACCTGACGGCGTCGCATCCCGTCGTCCCCGGCATCGACGAGGCGCACACCGAGATCTACGCCCTGGACAGCGCGGACGACGGCTACGCGGACGTCTGGCACACCGATGTCACCTTCGTGAAGCGGCCGCCGCTCGGCTCGATCCTGCGCGCCGTCACGCTGCCGCCGAACGGCGGCGACACCAGCTGGGCGGACCTCGAGCTGGCGTACGCGTCGCTCTCGCCGGCCGTGCAGCGGCTCGCGGACGAGCTCACCGCGGTGCACGACGGTTCCCGGGACTTCGGCTACTACCTCGCGCAGCGCCGGCAGGGGCGCGGCAGCGACTGGGAGGGCGAGACCTTCACCGCGCTCGAGGAGGTGCAGCACCCCGTCGTGCGCGTGCACCCCGAGACCGGCCGGCGGTCGCTCTTCGTGAACCCGGGCTTCACCACCCGGATCGCGGGCGTCTCAGACGCCGAGAGCCGCCACCTGCTCGACCTCTTCTTCGCCCACCTCACCAAGCCCGAGCACCTCGTCCGGCACCGCTGGGCCGAGGGCGACGTCGCGATGTGGGACAACCGCGCCACCGCCCACTACGCGAACCGGGACTACGGCGACGCCCGCCGGGTCATGCACCGGGTGACGCTGCGCGGGGACGCCCCGGTGGGCGTGCCGAGATCTGTCACCGCGCCGGACCGCCGGGTAGCGTCCGCAGGGTGA
- the pgi gene encoding glucose-6-phosphate isomerase: MSSEAAAAEHLDITATPEWTALTEHHAAVEPLHLRELFAEDPGRAQVMTTTGADLVLDWSKHRVTRGTLPLLTALAERAGLPDRIRAMFSGEHINTSEDRAVLHTALRLPRDASLTVDGQDVVADVHATLDAMGEFTDKVRSGEWTGSTGERIRTVVNIGIGGSDLGPVMAYEALLDYSRRDLRCRFVSNIDPTDLAEATLDLDPATTLFVVSSKTFTTQETLTNARNARTWLVEGLGDEKAVAQHFVAVSTNAEKVREFGIDEANMFGFWDWVGGRYSVDSAIGLSLMIAIGKEHFAEFLAGMHAIDEHFRTAPLDANLPVIAGLLGVWYTNFFGTETHAVLPYSQHLHRLPAYLQQLTMESNGKSVRGDGSPVTTATGEIFWGEPGTNGQHAFYQLLHQGTRLVPADFIGFGQPNHELPGEGDADMHDLFMSNLFAQTAALAFGKTAEEIEAEGTPADVVPHKVMPGNRPTSTILAEKLTPSVLGQLIAFYEHVTFVEGTIWGVDSFDQWGVELGKVMAKQFGPALYGDDPDMSSLDASTRALIERYRAYRGRS, from the coding sequence GTGTCCTCAGAAGCAGCTGCTGCAGAGCATCTCGACATCACCGCCACTCCGGAGTGGACCGCGCTGACCGAGCACCATGCGGCCGTCGAGCCGTTGCACCTGCGCGAGCTGTTCGCGGAGGACCCCGGTCGCGCGCAGGTCATGACGACGACCGGAGCGGACCTCGTCCTGGACTGGTCCAAGCACCGCGTCACCCGCGGGACGCTGCCGCTGCTCACCGCGTTGGCCGAGCGCGCCGGGCTGCCGGACCGGATCCGGGCGATGTTCTCCGGGGAGCACATCAACACCAGCGAGGACCGGGCCGTCCTGCACACCGCGCTGCGGCTGCCGCGGGACGCGTCGCTGACCGTCGACGGGCAGGACGTCGTCGCGGACGTGCACGCCACGCTCGACGCGATGGGCGAGTTCACGGACAAGGTCCGCTCGGGCGAGTGGACCGGCTCGACCGGCGAGCGCATCCGCACAGTCGTCAACATCGGGATCGGCGGCTCGGACCTCGGGCCGGTGATGGCGTACGAGGCGCTGCTGGACTACTCCCGGCGGGACCTCCGGTGCCGCTTCGTCTCCAACATCGACCCGACGGACCTCGCCGAGGCCACCCTCGACCTGGACCCGGCGACGACGCTGTTCGTGGTGTCGTCGAAGACCTTCACCACGCAGGAGACGCTGACCAACGCGCGCAACGCGCGGACCTGGCTCGTCGAGGGGCTGGGTGACGAGAAGGCCGTCGCCCAGCACTTCGTGGCGGTCTCGACGAACGCGGAGAAGGTCCGCGAGTTCGGCATCGACGAGGCCAACATGTTCGGCTTCTGGGACTGGGTCGGCGGGCGCTACTCGGTGGACTCCGCGATCGGGCTCTCGCTGATGATCGCGATCGGCAAGGAGCACTTCGCCGAGTTCCTCGCCGGGATGCACGCGATCGACGAGCACTTCCGCACCGCCCCGCTGGACGCGAACCTGCCGGTGATCGCCGGGCTGCTGGGCGTCTGGTACACGAACTTCTTCGGCACCGAGACGCACGCCGTGCTCCCCTATTCCCAGCACCTGCACCGGCTGCCCGCCTACCTGCAGCAGCTGACGATGGAGAGCAACGGGAAGTCCGTGCGCGGCGACGGGTCCCCGGTCACCACGGCCACCGGGGAGATCTTCTGGGGCGAGCCCGGCACCAACGGGCAGCACGCCTTCTACCAGCTCCTCCACCAGGGGACCCGGCTCGTGCCGGCGGACTTCATCGGTTTCGGGCAGCCGAACCACGAGCTCCCGGGCGAGGGGGACGCGGACATGCACGACCTGTTCATGTCCAACCTCTTCGCGCAGACGGCGGCGCTCGCGTTCGGCAAGACGGCCGAGGAGATCGAGGCCGAGGGCACCCCGGCGGACGTCGTCCCGCACAAGGTGATGCCGGGCAACCGGCCGACGTCGACGATCCTGGCCGAGAAGCTCACCCCGTCGGTCCTGGGCCAGCTGATCGCGTTCTACGAGCACGTGACGTTCGTCGAGGGCACGATCTGGGGCGTCGACTCCTTCGACCAGTGGGGCGTCGAGCTCGGCAAGGTGATGGCGAAGCAGTTCGGCCCCGCGCTCTACGGGGACGACCCGGACATGTCCTCGCTCGACGCCTCGACGAGGGCGCTGATCGAGCGGTACCGCGCGTACCGCGGGCGTTCCTGA
- a CDS encoding type B 50S ribosomal protein L31: MQPNIHPGYGPVVYQDRSTGEAFLTRSTATSRETIEWPDGQTYPLVRVDITADSHPFWTGATRVLDAAGQVEKFNRRYGRRGGR; encoded by the coding sequence ATGCAGCCGAACATCCACCCCGGCTACGGACCCGTCGTCTACCAGGACAGGAGCACCGGTGAGGCGTTCCTGACCCGTTCGACCGCCACCTCCCGGGAGACGATCGAGTGGCCCGACGGGCAGACGTATCCCCTGGTCCGCGTGGACATCACGGCGGACTCGCACCCGTTCTGGACGGGCGCGACCCGCGTGCTGGACGCCGCCGGCCAGGTGGAGAAGTTCAACCGCCGCTACGGGCGCCGCGGCGGGCGGTGA
- a CDS encoding cytochrome P450, translating into MAGSRGARRGIRWVLRHALIRRVLRKEVAAGDLGARLMADPVLIANPFPHYDELRAQGAIVKSGLTLTTANHEACTTILRSQDFCVEMRMPENLPSAVRVLQRMGGSWALGPAQPPSMLATDPPDHTRYRKLVTRAFSAKKVAALRDRTEEIATELLDELAGREQADLIADYAALLPATVIAEVLGAPMEMREQFLEWGEGAALSLDAGLSFRDFRRSERDIDALHAWMLGHFETLRRSPGDDILSALVTAHDEDGRLSEDELSSIAMLLLAAGFETTVNLIGSGSALLIDHPDQLAILKAEPERWPTAVDEMLRLESPVQRTGRVARADTEVCGRPVKRGSLIVTLLGGANRDPAVFTDPNRFDVTRHNAGEHVSFSSGLHYCLGAGLAKMEGEVALRALFDRFPDLGAAGAPTRRPTRVLRGYASLPVALNKASVPA; encoded by the coding sequence ATGGCGGGTTCACGGGGTGCACGACGAGGGATCCGGTGGGTGCTGCGGCACGCGCTGATCCGCCGGGTGCTGCGCAAGGAGGTCGCCGCGGGGGACCTCGGCGCCCGGCTCATGGCGGATCCGGTGCTCATCGCGAACCCGTTCCCGCACTACGACGAGCTCCGCGCCCAGGGCGCGATCGTCAAGTCCGGGCTCACGCTCACCACGGCGAACCACGAGGCGTGCACGACGATCCTGCGCAGCCAGGACTTCTGCGTCGAGATGCGGATGCCGGAGAACCTGCCGAGCGCGGTCAGGGTGCTGCAGCGGATGGGCGGGAGCTGGGCGCTCGGGCCGGCCCAGCCGCCGTCGATGCTGGCGACGGACCCGCCGGACCACACGCGTTACCGCAAGCTCGTGACCAGGGCGTTCAGCGCCAAGAAGGTCGCGGCGCTGCGAGACCGGACCGAGGAGATCGCCACCGAGCTGCTCGACGAGCTGGCCGGCCGCGAGCAGGCGGACCTGATCGCGGACTACGCGGCGCTGCTGCCCGCGACCGTCATCGCCGAGGTGCTCGGTGCCCCGATGGAGATGCGCGAGCAGTTCCTGGAGTGGGGCGAGGGCGCGGCGCTCTCCCTCGACGCCGGGCTGAGCTTCCGGGACTTCCGGCGTTCGGAGCGCGACATCGACGCCCTGCACGCCTGGATGCTCGGCCACTTCGAGACCCTGCGCCGCTCCCCCGGCGACGACATCCTCTCCGCCCTCGTCACCGCGCACGACGAGGACGGGCGGCTCTCCGAGGACGAGCTGTCGAGCATCGCGATGCTGCTGCTCGCGGCCGGGTTCGAGACGACGGTGAACCTCATCGGCAGCGGTTCGGCGCTGCTGATCGACCACCCGGACCAGCTCGCGATCCTGAAGGCCGAGCCCGAGCGCTGGCCGACGGCGGTCGACGAGATGCTGCGCCTGGAGTCCCCGGTGCAGCGGACCGGCCGGGTCGCGCGGGCGGACACCGAGGTCTGCGGGCGTCCGGTGAAGCGGGGCTCGCTGATCGTCACGCTGCTCGGTGGTGCGAACCGGGACCCGGCGGTCTTCACCGACCCGAACCGCTTCGACGTCACCCGGCACAACGCCGGGGAGCACGTCTCGTTCTCCAGCGGGCTGCACTACTGCCTCGGGGCGGGGCTGGCGAAGATGGAGGGCGAGGTCGCGCTGCGGGCCCTGTTCGACCGCTTCCCGGACCTCGGCGCGGCCGGGGCGCCCACCCGTCGTCCCACGCGTGTGCTGCGGGGGTACGCGTCGCTGCCCGTGGCGCTGAACAAGGCGAGCGTCCCGGCGTGA
- a CDS encoding DUF3037 domain-containing protein — MTTSASTLHTYEYALLQAVPRPERGESVNVGVLLYCRGLDYLGGRTHVDVARVRALDPHADTEAIAALLDVAAAVCAVPEPPRSDRRTDGALAASGPGAGEDIGRRFRRLTAPRSTVVRPGPVHAGLTADPAAEIDRLLKALVLPL, encoded by the coding sequence ATGACGACCTCGGCGAGCACCCTGCACACCTATGAGTACGCGCTGCTGCAGGCCGTGCCCCGGCCCGAGCGCGGCGAGTCCGTGAACGTCGGCGTGCTGCTCTACTGCCGCGGGCTGGACTACCTCGGCGGGCGCACCCACGTCGACGTCGCCCGCGTCCGGGCCCTCGACCCGCACGCGGACACCGAGGCGATCGCCGCGCTCCTGGACGTCGCCGCCGCGGTCTGCGCCGTGCCCGAGCCCCCGCGCTCGGACCGCCGGACGGACGGCGCGCTCGCCGCGTCGGGACCGGGCGCGGGGGAGGACATCGGACGCCGGTTCCGCCGGCTCACCGCGCCGCGCAGCACCGTCGTCCGCCCGGGCCCGGTGCACGCCGGGCTCACCGCCGACCCCGCCGCGGAGATCGACCGCCTGCTCAAGGCCCTGGTCCTGCCCCTCTGA
- a CDS encoding DoxX family membrane protein, protein MFRTLPAPARDVLLLAARLLVSFVMLAHVWDTFIGTGFTKTIGAFSNFGIPIAIVATAFTLVAELVGSLLLASGIFVTWASGAISFVMAGAIYFVHAPHGIFVKNGGWELVGMIIAVCLGIAATGPGRYSLDHLIFDRKVTEPPAPAPIVVTQDTPVAPAQRWANGTGASGALRASERRTAAVRIAEHNVETAGFGAVASRTAEVDEFGFASEPAPARTGPVQVQTPGSGAPAVGMASLRSRQLPGRRPAPEGDENTHSLFTTRGD, encoded by the coding sequence ATGTTCAGAACGCTGCCCGCTCCCGCCCGCGACGTCCTGCTGCTCGCGGCCCGCCTGCTCGTCTCGTTCGTGATGCTCGCCCACGTCTGGGACACGTTCATCGGCACGGGGTTCACCAAGACCATCGGGGCCTTCAGCAACTTCGGGATCCCGATCGCGATCGTGGCCACCGCGTTCACGCTGGTCGCGGAGCTGGTCGGCTCGCTCCTGCTGGCCTCGGGCATCTTCGTGACCTGGGCGAGCGGCGCGATCTCCTTCGTCATGGCCGGCGCGATCTACTTCGTCCATGCCCCGCACGGCATCTTCGTGAAGAACGGCGGCTGGGAGCTCGTCGGCATGATCATCGCGGTCTGCCTCGGGATCGCCGCCACCGGGCCGGGTCGCTACAGCCTGGACCACCTGATCTTCGACCGGAAGGTCACCGAGCCGCCGGCGCCGGCGCCGATCGTCGTCACCCAGGACACTCCCGTGGCGCCGGCCCAGCGCTGGGCGAACGGCACCGGGGCGAGCGGCGCCCTGCGCGCCTCGGAGCGCCGCACCGCCGCCGTCCGGATCGCCGAGCACAACGTCGAGACCGCAGGGTTCGGGGCGGTCGCGTCCCGCACCGCGGAGGTCGACGAGTTCGGCTTCGCCTCGGAGCCCGCCCCGGCCCGGACCGGTCCCGTGCAGGTGCAGACGCCCGGCAGCGGCGCGCCCGCCGTCGGCATGGCGTCGCTGCGCTCCCGCCAGCTGCCCGGACGGCGCCCCGCCCCCGAGGGTGACGAGAACACGCACTCGCTGTTCACCACGCGCGGCGACTGA